Proteins from one Cyprinus carpio isolate SPL01 chromosome B15, ASM1834038v1, whole genome shotgun sequence genomic window:
- the LOC109104308 gene encoding LOW QUALITY PROTEIN: thymocyte nuclear protein 1 (The sequence of the model RefSeq protein was modified relative to this genomic sequence to represent the inferred CDS: deleted 1 base in 1 codon; substituted 1 base at 1 genomic stop codon), producing MALFETLFVHLLYCDFSPLVRNCMRDMKVGQQAFFYHSNCKEPGVAGLMKIAKEAYVDHTQFDKKATHYDHSSKADNPKWSMVDVQFERMTQTVFIPLTELKKYHLQNKAKSGRLKDLAPLFTRARLSVQPLTAGXEFDFVLSLENGDPIRILQIT from the exons ATGGCACTTTTTGAAACTCTTTTTGTTCATCT tttatattgtGACTTTTCTCCTCTGGTACGTAATTGCATGAGAGATATGAAGGTGGGCCAGCAGGCT TTCTTTTACCACAGTAACTGCAAAGAGCCAGGTGTTGCTGGCCTCATGAAG ATTGCAAAGGAGGCTTATGTGGACCATACACAATTTGACAAGAAAGCCACACATTATGACCACTCCAGCAAAGCAGACAACCCTAAATGGAGTATG GTGGATGTTCAGTTCGAAAGGATGACCCAAACCGTTTTCATTCCTCTGACTGAGCTGAAGAAATATCACTTACAGAACAAAGCTAAAAGTGGACGCTTAAAGGATCTGGCCCCTCTCTTCACCAGAGCCAGACTATCAGTTCAGCCTCTCACTGCAGGTTAG GAATTTGACTTTGTCCTGAGTTTGGAGAATGGAGATCCAATACGTATCCTTCAGATCACTTAA